The genomic window ACGGCGTGGTGATCCACACCCGCTCCACCGCCGCGTTGATCGACTCGACGAAGAACAGTGAGCAGGTTTCCTGGGTGTCCGCCGGGCCGCTGGCGACCACCTGGCAGAGCATGCCGGCGTCGTCGTAGCCATCGGGCAGGATCAGCGTCGGCAGCGTGTGGGTGGCCCAGAACCAGTCCTCGGCGAAGCACTCCTGCAGGCACGCCACGGCCGGGCCGTGCAATTCGATGTGGGTGTCGCGCCAGGGGGCCAGCGGTGGCTTCTCGCCCAGGTACTCGACACCGACGTTGTGCCCGCCGACGAAGCCCCGCACGCCGTCGACCACCACGATCTTGCGGTGGTTGCGGAAGTTCACCTGGAAGCGGTTGATCATCCCGCTGCCGGTGCTGAACGCATGCACCTGCACGCCGCCCTGGCGCAGGCGCTCGACATAGCGGCGGGGCAAGGCGTGGCTGCCGATGCCGTCGTACAGCAGGAACACGTCCACGCCGTTGGCCGCGCGCTCCAGCAGCAGCTGCGCAAGACGCTGGCCGAGGGCGTCGTCACGGACGATGAAGAACTGCACCAGGATCACTTTGCGCGCGCGGGAGATCGCCTCGAACATCGCCTCGAAGGAGGCCTTGCCGTTCACCAGCAGGCGCACGTTGTTATTGGCCAGGGTCGGCATGCGCGCCAGCCCGACCATGGCCTTGAGCGACTTGTAGGCGTGGTACTGGCGCGCGGCGAGCGCCTCTTCCACCCAGGGGCGCCAGTCCAGTTCGGCGGCGGCCAGGTGCATTTCCTCGTTGGCCTGGCGCCGCGCGCCGATGTAGGCGTCGAAACGGCTGCGGCCGAAGACGAGGTAGGGCAGCAGGGTCAGCAGCGGCATGAACACCAGGGAGGTGGCCCAGGCGATGGCGCCTTGCGCGGTGCGCACGCTGAGGACGGCGTGCACCGCGGCGACGATGCCCAGGAGCTGGATGACCACCAGGAAGTGGGCGATGTAGGTGCTGTACTGCATGGGCGCGCGATCGGGTCCTTGTGGTCGGCGGATGCTCTGAGCCTAGTTGGCTCCCGGCGGTTGCGGCCAGCGGCTGATGGGGCCGCGCCAGTGCTCGTAGGTCTTGCCCAGGCGCAGTACCTCGATGTCGGCGAAGCGCGGGCCGACGATCTGCAGACCGATGGGCATGCCGGCGCTGGTGAAGCCGCAGTTGATCGAGAGTGCCGGTTGCTCGGACATGTTCCACGGCACGGTAAAGCCGATGTGCTCGAAGGGCTGCGCCGGGTCGTTGGTCGGCGAGGCCCACTCGGCGGGGAAGGCGGCGACCTGGTTGGTCGGCGAGAGCAGGAAGTCGATCTCGTGGAACTGCTCGGCCGCCCGCCGGCGCATGTCGAAGGTGCGGTTGTAGCCGCGCACCGCATCGGCACCGCTGACCGAGGCACCGCCCTCGGCCCACTGGTAGATGTAGGGCAGCACCTTGGCCTGGCGCTCGCGCGGCAGGTGTTCCAGCTCGGCCCACAGGCGCGCCCGCCAGAACTTGTCGAGGCCGTCGAGCAGCTCGCGGTCGAGGATAGGCCGGACGTCGACGATCTCCGCGCCGGCCTGGGCGAAGCGCCGGGCAGCGGCCACGACGGCGGCGCGGACCTCCGCTTCCGGCTGC from Pseudomonas sp. GCEP-101 includes these protein-coding regions:
- the cls gene encoding cardiolipin synthase; this translates as MQYSTYIAHFLVVIQLLGIVAAVHAVLSVRTAQGAIAWATSLVFMPLLTLLPYLVFGRSRFDAYIGARRQANEEMHLAAAELDWRPWVEEALAARQYHAYKSLKAMVGLARMPTLANNNVRLLVNGKASFEAMFEAISRARKVILVQFFIVRDDALGQRLAQLLLERAANGVDVFLLYDGIGSHALPRRYVERLRQGGVQVHAFSTGSGMINRFQVNFRNHRKIVVVDGVRGFVGGHNVGVEYLGEKPPLAPWRDTHIELHGPAVACLQECFAEDWFWATHTLPTLILPDGYDDAGMLCQVVASGPADTQETCSLFFVESINAAVERVWITTPYFVPDEAVAAALRLAVLRGVDVRILLPSRPDHKTVYAASSLYALEAVRAGVRVFRYQPGFLHQKVVLIDHDSAAVGSANLDNRSFRLNFEIMVITVDEGFARDVEAMLEEDFAQSVEMTLDDRKRVHRLQQLGMRVARLVSPIL